A DNA window from Prevotella intermedia ATCC 25611 = DSM 20706 contains the following coding sequences:
- a CDS encoding ABC transporter ATP-binding protein translates to MIKYLQQRFALTEKGAKDLRKGIAFSTLMNLALMLPPTYLFFFLMEHIDAKTSTEPHTLWFYVLVAVLLAVFMFFIALRQYDSTYTTVYNESAQRRIGVAEKLRRLPLAFFGERNLSDLTSTVMEDCTMLEQTFSHAVPQLFASALSVVIIGVGMFSYNWHLALALFWVVPLAVTVLLLSRRQLHKAFVQHYKVKRGVTEQIQEGLECMQEIRSYSGEQAYCRSFDKRLKGYEHELVRGELVAGVFLNLAGMLLKLGMPTVILVGAWLLQQGEVSVFTYLAYLLASAMVYNPIIEVCNYLALLSFLDVRINRMKEIEGMPTQEGSAAVQLENYDIEFRNVSFAYETEKQVLHNVSFTARQGTVTALVGPSGGGKSTTAKLAARFWDIAEGQILVGGNNISKIDPETLLKHYSIVFQDVLLFNASIADNIRIGKRNATDEEVRHVARLAQCDDFISRMPQGYDTVIGENGETLSGGERQRISIARALLKNAPIILLDEATASLDAENETKIQAGISELVRNKTVIIIAHRMRTVRNADHIVVLSGGTVSEQGTPDELLARNGEFAHMVRLQQEKRQ, encoded by the coding sequence ATGATAAAATATCTTCAACAACGGTTCGCCCTCACCGAAAAAGGAGCGAAAGACTTGCGGAAAGGCATCGCCTTCTCTACATTGATGAACCTCGCATTGATGCTGCCGCCCACCTATTTGTTCTTCTTCCTCATGGAACACATCGACGCCAAGACCTCCACCGAGCCGCACACGCTGTGGTTCTATGTGCTTGTGGCAGTGCTCTTGGCAGTGTTTATGTTCTTCATAGCCCTCCGACAGTACGACAGCACCTACACCACCGTCTACAACGAGAGTGCGCAACGCCGCATCGGAGTGGCGGAAAAACTGCGCCGACTGCCCCTCGCTTTCTTCGGCGAACGCAACCTTTCCGACCTCACCTCTACCGTGATGGAAGACTGCACGATGCTCGAGCAAACCTTCTCGCACGCTGTTCCCCAGCTGTTTGCGTCGGCTCTGAGCGTCGTCATCATCGGCGTGGGCATGTTCTCCTACAACTGGCACCTGGCTTTAGCCCTCTTTTGGGTTGTTCCGCTCGCCGTAACCGTACTGTTGCTGTCGCGCCGTCAGCTCCACAAAGCCTTCGTTCAGCACTATAAAGTGAAGCGTGGCGTAACCGAACAGATACAGGAAGGGCTGGAATGTATGCAGGAAATAAGGTCGTACAGTGGCGAACAGGCATACTGCCGCAGCTTCGACAAGCGGCTGAAGGGCTACGAACACGAGCTGGTGCGTGGCGAACTCGTGGCAGGAGTCTTCCTCAACCTCGCCGGAATGCTGCTCAAACTCGGCATGCCCACCGTTATATTGGTGGGAGCGTGGCTGTTGCAGCAGGGCGAAGTGTCGGTATTCACCTACTTGGCTTACCTCTTGGCATCGGCAATGGTCTACAATCCCATTATCGAAGTGTGCAACTACCTTGCCCTTCTCTCCTTTCTCGATGTGCGCATCAACCGTATGAAGGAAATAGAAGGTATGCCCACGCAGGAGGGAAGTGCAGCCGTACAACTCGAAAACTACGACATCGAGTTCCGCAACGTAAGTTTTGCCTACGAAACCGAGAAGCAAGTGCTGCACAATGTCTCGTTCACGGCACGCCAAGGCACCGTTACCGCCCTCGTGGGACCGTCGGGTGGGGGCAAAAGTACTACTGCCAAGCTCGCCGCACGCTTTTGGGACATTGCCGAAGGACAAATTCTTGTGGGTGGAAACAACATCTCGAAGATTGACCCCGAAACTCTGCTGAAACATTATTCCATTGTTTTTCAAGACGTATTGCTGTTCAATGCCTCTATTGCCGACAATATCCGAATCGGCAAGCGCAACGCTACCGACGAGGAAGTGCGCCACGTTGCCCGACTGGCGCAGTGCGACGACTTCATCAGTCGAATGCCGCAAGGTTACGATACCGTTATCGGCGAAAACGGCGAAACCCTTTCGGGTGGCGAGCGGCAGCGCATTTCCATTGCCCGCGCCCTGCTGAAGAATGCCCCAATCATACTTCTCGACGAAGCCACCGCAAGCCTTGACGCCGAGAACGAGACGAAAATACAAGCGGGCATCTCCGAACTGGTGCGCAACAAAACCGTCATCATCATCGCCCACCGTATGCGCACCGTCCGCAATGCCGACCACATCGTGGTGCTTAGCGGCGGTACGGTGAGCGAACAGGGCACGCCCGACGAGCTGTTGGCTCGCAACGGCGAGTTCGCACACATGGTTCGTCTGCAACAGGAAAAACGGCAATAA
- a CDS encoding helix-turn-helix transcriptional regulator has translation MEQNKLSLTIKQLRKEYRLTQEDLAFKSGVGLRFVREMEQGKPTLRMDKVNQVLELFNMELGAIPISKEQPMKK, from the coding sequence ATGGAACAGAATAAACTATCGCTCACCATCAAGCAACTGAGAAAGGAATATCGGCTGACACAGGAAGATTTGGCTTTCAAATCGGGAGTTGGTCTTCGATTTGTTCGCGAGATGGAACAAGGCAAACCCACATTGCGAATGGATAAGGTGAACCAAGTTCTCGAATTGTTTAATATGGAATTAGGTGCAATTCCCATTTCCAAAGAACAACCAATGAAGAAATAA
- a CDS encoding DUF2975 domain-containing protein, whose protein sequence is MNKRLNLYCTILLCIMSAVILYSFYAVSKDMVSGFTAGVRSADIEAKIRNDKNYANSEEYKKLMQERDESEAWARAATISFKADLNAEPATFVNQKTGKPAKVWIRTADVNYQSPRYFIAVKSLCYFVMVVLLITVLVLSFKLIARFRNSENIFLMRNLKLIRIMAFSILAYYIIWWGITLVEVYFIQQSFSLAGQTIDIAGSLDFPNGLFEIPFIFIIYEIFAIGVRMREENQLTV, encoded by the coding sequence ATGAACAAGCGACTGAATCTCTATTGCACCATCTTGCTGTGTATTATGTCTGCCGTTATACTCTATTCGTTCTATGCTGTGAGCAAGGATATGGTCAGCGGTTTCACTGCTGGTGTGCGAAGTGCGGACATAGAAGCGAAGATACGGAACGATAAGAACTATGCAAATTCGGAGGAATACAAGAAATTGATGCAGGAAAGGGACGAGAGCGAGGCATGGGCAAGAGCCGCTACTATCTCGTTCAAGGCGGATTTAAACGCCGAACCTGCTACCTTTGTCAATCAGAAAACAGGCAAGCCAGCGAAGGTATGGATACGCACAGCAGACGTGAACTACCAGTCGCCACGCTATTTCATTGCGGTAAAGTCCTTGTGCTACTTCGTTATGGTGGTACTCTTGATAACGGTATTGGTTCTGTCGTTCAAGCTGATAGCCCGCTTCCGCAATTCAGAGAACATCTTCCTGATGCGCAATTTAAAGCTGATACGCATAATGGCGTTCTCCATACTCGCCTATTATATAATATGGTGGGGCATCACCTTGGTTGAAGTGTACTTCATACAGCAATCGTTCAGCCTTGCCGGGCAGACCATAGACATTGCCGGTTCGCTCGACTTCCCTAACGGATTGTTTGAAATCCCCTTCATTTTCATAATCTATGAAATATTCGCCATCGGTGTAAGAATGCGAGAAGAAAACCAATTAACAGTGTAA
- a CDS encoding HipA N-terminal domain-containing protein, which yields MRQGQVYVNDKLAGIITEDETGYSFIYTQEYLASNRPTPVSLTLPLRTEEYRSNVLFSFFDGLIPEGWMLNIAERNWKINRRDRMGLLLSCCRDCIGDVSIVPIERKEEAR from the coding sequence ATGAGACAAGGACAAGTATATGTCAATGACAAGCTGGCAGGCATCATCACGGAAGATGAAACTGGCTATAGCTTCATTTATACGCAGGAGTATTTGGCAAGCAACCGCCCAACTCCTGTCAGCCTTACATTGCCTTTGCGCACCGAAGAGTATCGCAGCAATGTGCTGTTTTCCTTCTTCGACGGGCTCATTCCCGAGGGGTGGATGCTCAACATAGCAGAGCGCAATTGGAAAATCAACAGAAGAGACCGTATGGGACTGCTTCTCTCTTGCTGTCGGGACTGTATCGGCGACGTGAGTATCGTACCCATAGAACGGAAGGAGGAAGCAAGATGA
- a CDS encoding ABC transporter ATP-binding protein, which yields MIRILKRLGRYMGGRKPLLPCSVVLSAVNGLLSLVPFIFLWLVVRTLLTADGNLADTPVWDYAIAAFVVSVANVLLYFAALMLSHLSAFRIETNMRRTAMERLMRVPLGFFDTQNTGRMRKIIDEDSSQTHTFVAHILPDVAGSVVAPIGIIVLLLAVDWQLGIAAMVPIVCAFGIMGYMMNPKNNDFQRMYLDAQEKMSAEAVEYVRGIPVVKVFQQTVFSFKRFHDSIINYRDLVIRYTLLWRTPMSAYTIAINAFAFLLVPTGIILIGHGGETAIIVSDMVLYVLIAPIIAANVMKAMHLSQNLFLANEAVDRLEKLTATPPLPESSKPEKATVFNVSLRNVSFRYEAAERDAVSHIDLDIPQGKTVALVGASGSGKTTIARLIPRFWDVREGSLRIGGVDVRHMDKAMLMRNVSFVFQNTRLFKTSILENIRYGNPDATIEQVNRAVDLSQSREIIKRLPQGLNTVIGAEGTYLSGGEQQRIVLARAILKDAPIVVLDEATAFADPENEHLIRQAFAHLTCGKTVLMIAHRLTTVQDADNIVVVDKGRIAEQGTHQQLMEQATLYYKMWNEYQKSVAWKL from the coding sequence ATGATAAGAATACTGAAACGCTTAGGACGTTACATGGGAGGGCGCAAGCCGTTGCTGCCCTGCTCGGTTGTGCTGTCGGCAGTGAACGGACTGCTGTCGCTCGTACCCTTTATTTTCCTGTGGTTGGTGGTGCGCACGCTGCTCACTGCCGACGGAAACCTTGCCGATACGCCCGTATGGGACTATGCCATTGCGGCGTTCGTGGTGTCGGTGGCGAATGTTTTGCTCTATTTCGCCGCCCTCATGCTCTCGCATCTTTCCGCTTTCCGCATCGAAACCAATATGCGGCGCACTGCCATGGAACGGCTGATGCGGGTTCCGTTGGGCTTTTTCGACACGCAGAACACGGGGCGCATGCGCAAGATAATAGACGAAGATTCGAGCCAGACCCACACTTTCGTGGCACACATACTGCCCGATGTGGCAGGCAGCGTGGTGGCTCCGATAGGCATTATAGTGCTTCTGCTTGCCGTAGACTGGCAGTTGGGCATTGCCGCAATGGTACCGATAGTGTGCGCCTTCGGCATCATGGGCTACATGATGAACCCTAAGAACAACGATTTCCAGCGTATGTACCTCGACGCACAGGAGAAAATGAGTGCCGAAGCCGTGGAATACGTGCGCGGAATACCCGTCGTGAAGGTCTTCCAACAGACGGTGTTCTCGTTCAAACGCTTTCACGACAGCATCATCAACTACCGCGACCTCGTCATCAGGTACACCCTTCTGTGGCGCACGCCCATGTCTGCCTACACCATAGCCATCAATGCTTTCGCCTTTCTGCTTGTGCCTACGGGCATCATACTGATAGGGCACGGCGGCGAAACTGCCATCATCGTTTCCGATATGGTGCTGTATGTGCTCATCGCACCCATCATTGCAGCCAACGTAATGAAAGCCATGCACCTCAGTCAGAACCTCTTTCTGGCAAACGAAGCAGTAGACCGATTGGAGAAACTCACCGCCACGCCACCGCTTCCAGAGAGTTCCAAGCCCGAGAAAGCGACAGTCTTCAACGTCAGTCTGCGCAATGTGTCGTTCCGATACGAAGCGGCGGAGCGCGATGCCGTAAGCCACATCGACCTCGACATACCGCAAGGCAAGACCGTTGCGTTGGTTGGAGCGTCTGGAAGCGGCAAGACAACCATCGCAAGGCTCATTCCACGCTTCTGGGACGTGCGCGAAGGCAGTTTGAGAATAGGCGGTGTGGACGTTCGGCACATGGATAAGGCAATGCTGATGCGCAACGTGTCGTTCGTGTTTCAGAATACCCGACTGTTCAAGACCTCCATTTTGGAGAACATACGCTACGGCAATCCCGATGCAACCATCGAGCAGGTGAACCGTGCCGTAGACCTCTCGCAGAGTCGGGAAATCATCAAGCGGCTGCCACAGGGACTGAACACCGTGATAGGAGCGGAGGGAACATACCTCTCTGGCGGCGAACAACAGCGCATAGTGCTTGCCCGTGCCATTCTGAAAGATGCGCCCATCGTGGTGCTCGACGAGGCTACTGCCTTTGCCGACCCCGAAAACGAGCACCTTATCAGGCAGGCATTTGCCCACCTGACTTGCGGAAAAACCGTGCTCATGATAGCCCACCGACTGACCACCGTGCAAGATGCCGACAACATTGTCGTGGTGGACAAGGGCAGAATAGCCGAACAGGGCACGCACCAACAGCTCATGGAGCAAGCCACATTATATTATAAGATGTGGAACGAATACCAAAAGTCGGTGGCATGGAAACTATAA
- a CDS encoding helix-turn-helix domain-containing protein, with amino-acid sequence MIVVNLDVMMAKRKMSLNELSEKVNITLANLSVLKTGKAKAIRFTTLNAICEALNCQPGDILEYSEGEQE; translated from the coding sequence ATGATAGTAGTAAACCTTGACGTCATGATGGCGAAGCGGAAAATGTCGCTCAACGAACTTTCCGAAAAGGTGAATATCACCCTTGCCAACCTCTCTGTTCTGAAGACGGGGAAAGCCAAAGCCATACGCTTCACCACGCTCAACGCCATCTGCGAGGCATTGAACTGCCAGCCAGGCGACATTCTCGAATACAGCGAAGGCGAGCAGGAATAG
- a CDS encoding OsmC family protein: MEKSIVKYLGNFRVEATYETSGQTLTTDAGKVSGGLGEYATPADILAQSLAACALTTIAMRAFREHIDLTGTYAVVGEIAENPETMKIERIDIEFHVKGNLDEKMRKKVEQFAHKGCYVGNSLTTEKNFTFVYED, translated from the coding sequence ATGGAAAAATCAATTGTAAAATACTTAGGTAACTTCAGAGTAGAAGCTACTTACGAGACATCAGGACAGACCCTTACAACCGACGCAGGCAAAGTATCAGGCGGTTTGGGTGAGTACGCAACACCAGCAGACATCTTGGCGCAGTCGCTCGCAGCGTGTGCCTTGACCACCATCGCTATGCGTGCATTCCGCGAACACATCGACCTCACAGGCACATACGCCGTAGTGGGCGAGATTGCGGAGAACCCTGAAACGATGAAAATAGAAAGAATCGACATCGAATTCCACGTAAAGGGCAACCTCGACGAGAAGATGCGCAAGAAGGTTGAGCAATTTGCACACAAAGGTTGCTACGTAGGCAACTCGCTCACGACAGAGAAAAACTTCACTTTCGTGTACGAAGACTAA
- a CDS encoding TetR/AcrR family transcriptional regulator, which produces MQKLKDDIRQRIVAVAREEFIAHGARSTSIRTVARRAGIAAGNVYNYFRSKDELFCEVLRPLLNELNRYILSHNEERHLCIEVFDALDFQNEYIGAMKRMVRLYRPELRLLLFNAEGTSLAGYKERIAEHQLKAGTEYLRLMKARYPHINIDISPFFLHIASSMWVNIFCELVEHEEYDESEVNRALEQYAAYSMAGWRELMKP; this is translated from the coding sequence ATGCAGAAACTGAAAGACGACATTCGGCAGCGTATCGTTGCCGTGGCGCGCGAGGAATTCATCGCTCACGGCGCACGCAGCACGTCTATCCGCACGGTGGCGCGGCGTGCAGGCATTGCTGCTGGCAACGTGTACAACTACTTCCGCAGCAAGGACGAGCTGTTCTGTGAGGTGCTGCGGCCACTGCTCAACGAGCTGAACCGCTACATTCTGTCGCACAACGAGGAGCGGCACCTCTGCATCGAGGTGTTCGACGCACTCGATTTCCAGAACGAATACATCGGCGCAATGAAGCGAATGGTGAGGCTTTACCGCCCCGAGCTGCGCCTGTTGCTGTTCAATGCCGAAGGCACATCGCTTGCGGGGTACAAGGAGAGAATAGCTGAACACCAACTGAAAGCAGGCACTGAATACCTGCGACTGATGAAAGCGCGCTATCCGCACATCAACATCGACATATCGCCCTTCTTCCTGCACATTGCGAGTTCTATGTGGGTGAACATCTTCTGCGAGCTTGTGGAGCACGAGGAGTACGACGAAAGCGAGGTGAACCGTGCGCTCGAGCAGTATGCCGCTTACAGTATGGCAGGGTGGAGAGAGCTGATGAAACCGTAG
- a CDS encoding HipA domain-containing protein: MRKCLCCYKPLHAGEVDYHARCAKKMFGSSVAPVLPYTRKDINGLAQIAVNQRTTITGVQAKLSMDIEHDGAGNPQRLTIVGVMGRYILKPQTKRFERLPEIEDLSMHLAEIAKIPTVPHVLIRFADGELNYITRRIDRTADGRKLPMEDMCQLAGKLTEQKYQGSYEMITRIIDQYSNASQLDKVNYWQQVVFSWIIGNADMHLKNFSLYSPDEGKYVLSPTYDQVSTKIIMPENTDEMALVLNGFQKKLLVYDFREAMLATGISEVVTNRILSGFAKHRNKWTECIDASFISDAQKQQYKELIDCRLETLSKE, translated from the coding sequence ATGAGGAAATGTTTGTGCTGCTACAAGCCATTACACGCAGGAGAAGTGGACTACCATGCTCGCTGCGCTAAAAAGATGTTCGGCAGTTCTGTTGCTCCTGTGTTGCCATATACCCGTAAAGATATTAATGGTTTGGCGCAGATAGCGGTGAATCAGCGAACCACGATAACAGGTGTTCAGGCTAAACTGTCCATGGATATTGAACACGATGGAGCGGGCAACCCACAGCGTCTGACAATTGTCGGCGTTATGGGAAGATATATACTGAAACCTCAAACCAAAAGATTCGAGCGGTTACCCGAGATAGAAGACCTTTCCATGCACTTGGCCGAAATAGCCAAAATACCGACCGTTCCACACGTACTCATTCGCTTTGCAGACGGGGAACTGAACTACATCACCCGTAGAATAGACAGAACCGCCGATGGAAGAAAACTTCCTATGGAGGATATGTGCCAACTTGCCGGTAAACTCACGGAACAGAAATATCAAGGAAGCTACGAAATGATAACACGCATCATTGACCAATATTCTAATGCATCGCAATTAGATAAGGTGAATTACTGGCAACAGGTTGTGTTCTCGTGGATTATCGGCAATGCCGACATGCACCTTAAAAACTTCTCTTTATATAGCCCTGACGAAGGAAAATACGTTCTATCGCCAACCTACGACCAAGTGTCTACAAAGATAATAATGCCAGAAAACACGGACGAAATGGCATTGGTGCTCAATGGATTTCAAAAGAAACTCCTCGTTTACGACTTCCGTGAAGCTATGTTGGCTACGGGTATATCTGAAGTTGTTACCAACAGAATCCTGTCAGGCTTTGCCAAACACAGAAACAAATGGACAGAATGTATAGACGCTTCATTTATCAGCGATGCACAGAAACAACAATATAAGGAACTAATAGACTGCCGATTGGAAACCTTAAGTAAAGAATAA
- a CDS encoding peptidase, giving the protein MKPNLLKNVYAATVALFVAMFALPTTTKAQVAYDLAIAGRKVTSANCNDLSVIEGVRGTVSYDPTANVLTLQNAEIITEGNINAIYSKIDGMTLKVIGINKLKAHKAAITLRNPMTINGGGTLKVESEKDCAIFVFSTDLTIENCTVEADSEAYGIAGVDGTTENLTVKNAEVEAEGKEGGSIRDLATLTLIGCNITKPAGAAFDTSLHGVVLNGEIVKTEVEITKDATAIATPTAQTTATAAQGNYTISGVRLSDELQNLSKGIYIVNGKKVVKQ; this is encoded by the coding sequence ATGAAACCAAACTTACTTAAGAACGTGTATGCAGCCACAGTTGCACTGTTCGTCGCAATGTTTGCACTGCCCACAACGACGAAGGCACAAGTAGCTTACGACCTTGCAATTGCAGGCAGGAAGGTAACCTCTGCCAACTGCAACGACCTCTCCGTAATCGAAGGTGTACGTGGAACAGTGAGCTACGACCCCACTGCCAACGTTCTTACATTGCAGAATGCCGAGATAATTACAGAAGGAAACATCAACGCAATCTATTCGAAAATAGACGGTATGACGCTGAAAGTCATCGGCATCAACAAGCTGAAAGCACATAAAGCAGCCATTACGCTTAGAAATCCGATGACCATTAATGGCGGAGGAACGCTCAAAGTAGAAAGCGAAAAAGACTGTGCCATCTTTGTTTTTTCAACCGACCTCACCATCGAAAACTGTACCGTGGAGGCTGATAGCGAAGCCTATGGCATTGCAGGAGTCGACGGCACGACGGAAAACCTCACCGTCAAGAATGCTGAGGTTGAAGCAGAGGGAAAAGAAGGAGGCTCTATCCGCGACCTGGCAACACTCACGCTGATAGGTTGCAACATCACCAAGCCTGCAGGAGCAGCGTTCGACACTTCATTGCACGGCGTTGTCCTGAACGGAGAGATTGTAAAGACCGAGGTGGAGATTACGAAAGACGCAACCGCCATTGCCACACCGACTGCCCAAACCACGGCAACCGCTGCACAAGGCAACTATACAATCAGCGGTGTCCGCCTGTCTGACGAACTGCAAAACCTGTCAAAGGGCATCTATATCGTGAACGGAAAGAAGGTTGTAAAGCAATAA
- a CDS encoding M16 family metallopeptidase, with protein sequence MRIRNIFMAALVLFATSATAQNEMADMPKAPVDEAVKVGHLDNGLTYYIRKNNYPEGKVNFYIAHKVGAVQERDDQDGLAHLLEHMAFNGSKNFPDDSVVKFMDKTGGGWNAYTTADHTVYFLTGIAANRTAQVDSCLLVLSDWSQGLTLTADQIETERDVVHNEYRGHNAIQRLLRAANADLFPNSIYGRRTVIGSMDVIDKCNPETLRAYYRKWYFPGNQAIVVVGDIDPAKIEASIKRLFSGLKPAKEATKATPVMVDDNEKTLYAFGSHQEVSQELFQLYRKTDYIAPEEKVALPYLYLSPMYSLVNLMFNNRMQKIAQAPESNITFAQASMEGYAGHTLTRDAETVIAVPKPGKEKEAMAQIIREMNRIGQFGFTESEFKHAKEAYKASLDNVYNNRATITNDAYAQKLIKNFLEGEPYSTIEQTYEMYSQILPMLPLANINELAKSIINTDEKNFAISVILQEKDGKTGFTKAELPAIVNAARAEKVEAYVDNTKEEPMMLKEPKAGKIVSEKPLKQFGAKELTLSNGAKVILKKTDLKANEILMMATAAGGKSIGKKENLAMRRLWDDAAGIHGLGTKGINDLANMAQTKMTAVEAGISNDLHYLSGSTVNENIETLMQMINLSFTDVKKDEAYYKLIMQYMKGQFESKATKPEVVMQDSVAYYNHNKQLDALSPDVKDFDNLDYDRALELYRQLFNNAGEFTFTFVGSFDEATIRPLIEKYIASLPSSKKKAELVDMRNYTKGKVQKSFSFKMSNPQSKIIDTYRSEKVPYTLDNLLNSKALSQYLWNKMFEIIREKESAVYTPMPRVSLENDLTGSYITIGCELATNPEKTAIAEKLAKEIIFDAQTKVTDDDVARAKEAIYKNHTDAVKLNSYWLDVLSDYATYGIDKANGFDAVMKAMSPKTLGNIAKTVLKSGNHVQVIMNAEKLEK encoded by the coding sequence ATGAGAATCAGAAACATCTTTATGGCTGCGCTCGTGCTATTTGCCACCAGCGCAACAGCACAGAACGAAATGGCAGATATGCCTAAGGCTCCTGTGGACGAAGCTGTCAAGGTAGGACATCTCGACAACGGACTGACCTACTACATTCGTAAGAACAACTATCCTGAAGGCAAGGTGAACTTCTACATTGCCCACAAGGTTGGTGCAGTTCAGGAACGCGACGACCAAGACGGACTCGCACACTTGTTGGAGCACATGGCTTTCAACGGTTCAAAGAACTTCCCAGACGACTCTGTCGTTAAGTTCATGGACAAGACAGGCGGTGGCTGGAATGCTTACACCACAGCCGACCACACTGTTTACTTCCTTACAGGCATCGCTGCCAACCGTACGGCACAGGTAGACTCTTGTTTGCTCGTGCTGAGCGACTGGTCTCAGGGTCTTACACTCACAGCCGACCAGATTGAAACTGAGCGCGACGTAGTGCACAACGAGTATCGTGGCCACAACGCCATACAACGCTTGCTCCGCGCTGCCAATGCCGACCTGTTCCCTAACAGCATCTACGGCCGCCGCACAGTTATCGGCAGCATGGACGTTATCGACAAGTGCAACCCCGAAACACTGCGTGCTTACTACCGCAAGTGGTACTTCCCAGGCAACCAGGCAATTGTTGTGGTGGGCGACATCGACCCTGCAAAGATAGAAGCAAGCATCAAGCGTTTGTTCAGCGGACTGAAACCAGCGAAGGAAGCTACCAAGGCTACACCTGTAATGGTGGACGACAACGAGAAGACGCTCTATGCTTTCGGCAGTCATCAGGAAGTTTCGCAGGAGCTTTTCCAGCTCTATCGCAAGACAGACTACATCGCTCCAGAAGAGAAAGTGGCTCTCCCATACCTTTATCTCTCGCCAATGTACAGCCTCGTGAACCTCATGTTCAACAACCGCATGCAGAAAATAGCACAGGCTCCCGAATCAAACATCACGTTCGCACAGGCTTCTATGGAAGGCTATGCAGGCCATACGCTCACCCGCGATGCTGAAACCGTCATAGCAGTGCCAAAGCCTGGCAAGGAAAAGGAAGCAATGGCGCAGATTATCCGCGAAATGAACCGCATCGGACAGTTCGGCTTCACCGAGTCTGAATTCAAGCACGCAAAAGAGGCTTACAAGGCTTCGCTCGACAACGTCTACAACAACCGTGCTACCATAACCAACGATGCATACGCACAGAAGCTCATCAAGAACTTCCTCGAAGGCGAACCTTACAGCACCATCGAGCAGACATACGAGATGTATAGCCAGATTCTACCAATGTTGCCACTCGCAAACATCAACGAATTGGCTAAGAGCATCATCAACACAGACGAGAAGAACTTCGCCATCAGCGTAATTCTTCAGGAGAAAGACGGCAAGACAGGCTTCACAAAGGCTGAACTCCCAGCTATTGTTAATGCTGCACGTGCCGAGAAGGTAGAAGCTTACGTAGACAATACGAAGGAAGAACCAATGATGCTGAAGGAGCCTAAGGCAGGCAAGATAGTAAGCGAAAAGCCATTGAAGCAGTTCGGCGCGAAAGAGCTGACACTCTCTAACGGTGCAAAGGTTATCTTGAAGAAGACCGACCTCAAGGCAAACGAAATACTCATGATGGCTACCGCAGCGGGCGGAAAGAGCATCGGCAAGAAAGAAAACCTCGCTATGCGCAGACTCTGGGACGATGCTGCAGGCATACACGGACTCGGAACAAAGGGCATTAACGACCTTGCCAATATGGCACAGACAAAGATGACCGCTGTAGAAGCAGGCATCAGCAACGACCTTCACTACCTCAGCGGTTCTACCGTGAACGAGAATATTGAAACATTGATGCAGATGATAAACCTCAGCTTCACCGATGTGAAGAAGGACGAGGCTTACTACAAGCTCATCATGCAGTACATGAAGGGTCAGTTTGAGAGCAAGGCAACCAAGCCAGAAGTGGTGATGCAGGACTCTGTGGCTTACTACAACCACAACAAGCAGCTCGATGCGCTCTCTCCAGACGTTAAGGATTTTGACAACCTCGACTACGACCGCGCACTCGAACTCTATCGCCAACTCTTCAACAACGCAGGCGAATTTACCTTCACCTTCGTTGGTAGCTTCGACGAAGCAACCATTCGCCCACTCATCGAGAAGTATATCGCTTCGCTTCCATCAAGCAAGAAGAAGGCAGAACTTGTCGATATGCGCAACTATACAAAGGGTAAGGTACAGAAGAGCTTCAGCTTCAAGATGTCGAACCCACAGAGTAAGATTATCGACACCTACCGTTCAGAGAAGGTGCCATACACGCTCGACAACCTGCTCAACTCAAAAGCATTGAGCCAGTACTTGTGGAACAAGATGTTCGAGATTATCCGCGAGAAGGAAAGTGCTGTTTACACACCAATGCCAAGAGTAAGTCTTGAGAACGACCTGACTGGCAGCTACATCACAATCGGTTGCGAACTGGCTACCAACCCAGAGAAGACAGCCATTGCCGAGAAGCTTGCAAAGGAGATTATCTTCGATGCACAGACAAAGGTAACCGACGACGACGTTGCACGTGCGAAGGAAGCAATCTACAAGAACCACACTGACGCTGTGAAACTGAACAGCTACTGGCTCGACGTACTTTCAGATTACGCTACCTACGGCATCGACAAGGCAAACGGCTTCGACGCTGTAATGAAGGCAATGTCGCCTAAGACACTCGGCAACATCGCCAAGACCGTACTGAAATCAGGCAACCACGTTCAGGTAATAATGAACGCAGAGAAGCTCGAGAAGTAA